The Hypomesus transpacificus isolate Combined female chromosome 3, fHypTra1, whole genome shotgun sequence genome has a window encoding:
- the trip11 gene encoding thyroid receptor-interacting protein 11 isoform X2, giving the protein MSWLGGISSGLGQSLGQVGGSLQSFTGQISTFTKDMLLEGVEEVGDASTELQVSNSRLAEVEGAFATQKSECERLKKIHAELEEKLEASEIQIKQQSAEYRSLLQQRDVEISHLKARQSGLQEEMHKWQSSSQSASSGPAVLPVATSTTSSSASFLPQPPGDHQGFHGDQMDFSDVLWSQQEINRLSTEVLRLEAEVAHWRRVSQASNAPGNGNGDQGEILKLQRIINELREEMGREVDEHQHELAALQDAQRQKLTEVTRRHRAELAEYEERVEELEEQIHNGGTGSSSLTTGSGQTSLDSSRTLDLQNTVRSLQEGAEQQDRKLQELTASLEEAQRAAAVLQQEKEEVQGENAQLLQNYARLQASVVELQTRVQEQEGKNLHKAHLDNEIQGLRKALADAEKDIMRLKSPPESEPAAEVEHAEILELNTLIGALRQEKEMIEQEKLGLLERLRGAEERGGAGGEGEDSEGLRAELQRMEEALKETREDRDTLMSELEELDRQNQEATQHMISVREQLSGQLKESEAELTRLLSELSSASDQRGALQQELEAQREKLSQSAFTLNDLHMGKQQLESTVKELREKLGHATEQGREARGEVSELRRSLQEREEQLFAARAELRQAGERGAEGGGEELAAKERESEELRKELAEMRNSHEKVMSEDYEGKMENRRLKTEVEEAAGRAEELGRQVREGQAALSRLALEKDTRIEALKLEKSQLEGELSQAELALAEQTRQYQNTVEELTRARSLDATALQTEHERAVRLNQEKDLEIGQLRRDVEQGASDHRDTNEMLAMTVAGQKQLTDLLREKDALMETLKQGAAEARSEAEGRLLAASKDVEALRQAAEEKDRQLGGMKEENSHLKEEFDRLRDQQSRPQPLAEPRTLDIITELETEITQLKSARSNLEEEVLALRRATEEERASLLAAQQSLQAQQNELEQAHSRHEQSTLNYDRLIHAKDQEISRLLQAVEGLAGRHNHPPSVPEVVIMQEDKTQSLNGENGNEKHDLSKGEIERLVKGIKEKETEITQLNEKNLSLAKQLDQLVVSRDELGKLSQMITQKDREIQALHARMSGGPSQDVMFLHQQLQAYAVEREQVLAVLNEKTRENSQLRSDYHRIMDIVAGKEAALLKMQQENQRLSTMSDPSGSQEMFRETIQNLSRIIREKDIEIDALTQKCQTLVSVLQASGGEAGTGSGGVSSNQFEELLHERDTLKQQVKKMEEWKQQVITTVKNMQHESAQLQEELLKLQGQVSADSDCSSKLSVDYSRLVQSYEQKERKLGSLSQELAQVQQTISQLSTTKAVLLGKLDCVSPEPPLADQSPGPSPAAEQGAAAAFGETQQRELQSLRALLAERESMVRTLQENNHRLSDSASASEGEQRGQAEEARQARERLEALQRSVREKDLLIKSKGDHLSQVSEALRNRESDNEVLKQAVTNLKERALILEMDGRKLKEENEAVAARSREKESEFRALQETNMQVSLMLREKEFERSAMSEKTAAMEKMLKDRDQGKSVELNQLLNELRSMQERAVAFQQERDQLMLALKQKQMETTAVQAELQRMKDKEQRLNLELERLRSHLLETEDSYTREALAAEDREAELRRRVTMLDDRLATSSSAVENASQQASLQVESLQEQLSGVVKQRDKALLQLHASQEQVNQYAVSLSNLQMVLEQFQQEEKAMYSSELEKHRRERDEWRRKALLLEDKAAALQVTLDEANAALDSASRLTDQLDLKEEQLEELRKQVDVRQEMLEEAQTKLMSLLNTTEGKVDKVLMRNLFMGYFHTPKNKRAEVLMLMGSVLGLDRDKVIQMLDEDGRHGVTGWVSSWLGGRAVQSVPNTPQRPTQGQGFNSSFSEMFVKFLEVESTPALPPARLSVHDIKPLNPTPPGRTSNSTPLGGMAAVRRAGESNPFLAPRSAAVPLLSKGGAASGGAGGHLLMKPISDALPTFTPVPVSSEASGGNVLKDLLK; this is encoded by the exons ATGTCTTGGCTTGGTGGAATCAGTTCTGGCCTGGGTCAGTCTTTGGGCCAGGTTGGAGGGAGCCTGCAATCTTTTACTGGACAAATATCCACATTTACCAAAGATATGCTGTTGGAGGGTGTGGAAGAGGTTGGAG ATGCCTCCACTGAGCTGCAGGTGTCCAATTCCAGGCTGGCGGAGGTGGAGGGTGCGTTTGCCACACAGAAGTCAGAG TGTGAGCGTTTAAAGAAGATCCACGCTGAGCttgaggagaagctggaggccTCGGAGATCCAGATCAAGCAGCAGTCTGCAGAGTACAGAAGCCTTCTGCAGCAGAgagat GTGGAGATCAGCCACCTGAAAGCGCGCCAGAGCGGCCTGCAGGAGGAGATGCACAAGTGGCAGAGTTCCAGCCAGTCCGCCTCCTCCGGCCCCGCCGTGCTCCCCGTGGCCACCTCCACCacgtcctcctccgcctccttccTGCCACAACCCCCCGGGGACCACCAGGGTTTCCACGGGGACCAGATGGACTTCAGCGACGTGCTCTGGTCCCAGCAGGAGATCAACCGCCTCTCCACGGAGGTGCTGCGGCTGGAGGCCGAGGTGGCCCACTGGAGGCGCGTGTCTCAG GCATCAAATGCCCCAGGGAACGGCAACGGTGACCAGGGTGAGATCCTCAAGCTCCAGAGGATCATAAAC GAGCTGCGAGAGGAGATGGGCAGAGAGGTGGACGAGCACCAGCACGAGCTGGCCGCCCTGCAGGACGCCCAGCGGCAGAAGCTGACCGAGGTGACGCGGCGCCACCGGGCCGAGCTGGCGGAGTacgaggagagggtggaggagctggaggagcagatcCACAATGGTGGGACGGGGTCAAGTTCCCTAACGA CGGGCAGCGGCCAGACCTCCCTGGACTCCTCCAGAACCCTGGACCTTCAGAACACCGTCCGGTCTCTACAGGAAGGGGCGGAGCAACAGGACAGGAAGCTGCAGGAGCTGACTGCCAGTCTGGAGGAGGCGCAGAGGGCCGCAGCCGTCCTgcagcaggagaaggaggaggtgcagggagagAACGCACAGCTGCTGCAGAACTACGCCCGGCTGCAAGCGTCGGTGGTGGAGCTCCAGACCCGGGtgcaggagcaggaggggaagaACCTACACAAGGCCCATCTGGATAACGAGATACAGGGGCTGAGGAAGGCTCTGGCAG atgCTGAAAAAGATATCATGAGGCTTAAGAGTCCTCCTGAG AGTGAACCAGCAGCAGAGGTGGAACATGCAGAAATCCTAGAACTGAACACACTCATCGGGGCCTTGAGACAAGAGAAGGAGATGATCGAACAGGAAAAG CTGGGCCTGCTGGAGAGGCTTAGGGGTGCGGAGGAGCGGGGTGGggcaggaggggaaggggaggacagCGAGGGGCTGAGGGCGGAGCtccagaggatggaggaggctcTGAAGGAGACCCGGGAGGACCGGGACACGCTCATGtctgagctggaggagctggaccgcCAGAACCAGGAAGCCACACAG CACATGATCTCCGTGAGGGAGCAGCTCTCTGGGCAGCTGAAGGAGTCTGAAGCCGAGTTGACCAGGCTGCTGTCTGAGCTCAGTTCAGCCTCTGACCAGAGGGGGGCGCTGCAGCAAGAGCTGGAGGCCCAGAGGGAGAAACTGAGCCAGAGCGCCTTCACGCTGAATGACCTGCACATGGGCAAGCAGCAGCTGGAGAGCACAGTGAAGGAGCTGAGAGAGAAGCTGGGACACGCTACGGAGCAGGGGCGCGAGGCGCGAGGAGAGGTGTCGGAGCTCAGGAGAAGCCTACAGGAGCGGGAGGAGCAGCTGTTTGCTGCCAGGGCGGAGCTCCGTCaggcgggggagagaggggccgaGGGCGGGGGAGAGGAGCTCGCCGCGAAGGAGCGCGAGTCGGAGGAGCTCCGGAAGGAGCTGGCCGAGATGAGGAACTCCCACGAGAAAGTGATGTCAGAGGACTACGAGGGCAAGATGGAGAACAGGAGGTTGAAGACGGAGGTCGAGGAGGCCGCGGGCAGGGCGGAGGAGCTGGGCCGGCAGGTGAGGGAAGGCCAGGCGGCCCTCAGCAGGTTGGCCCTGGAGAAGGACACTCGCATCGAGGCCCTGAAGCTGGAGAAGAGCCAGCTGGAGGGCGAGCTGAGCCAGGCGGAGCTGGCGCTGGCCGAACAGACCAGGCAGTACCAGAACACCGTGGAGGAGCTGACACGGGCGCGCTCCCTGGACGCCACCGCCTTGCAGACGGAGCACGAGAGGGCCGTGCGGCTGAACCAGGAGAAGGACCTGGAGATCGGCCAGCTCCGGAGGGACGTGGAGCAGGGGGCATCCGACCACAGGGACACCAACGAGATGCTGGCCATGACCGTGGCCGGGCAGAAGCAGCTGACGGACCTGCTCCGGGAGAAGGACGCCCTCATGGAGACCCTGAAGCAGGGTGCGGCCGAGGCCCGGAGCGAGGCGGAGGGACGGCTTCTGGCGGCCTCCAAGGACGTCGAGGCGCTGAGGCAGGCGGCGGAAGAGAAGGACAGGCAGCtgggagggatgaaggaggagaACAGCCACCTGAAGGAGGAGTTCGACCGCCTGAGGGACCAACAGAGCCGGCCCCAGCCCCTGGCCGAGCCGCGGACCCTGGACATCATCACCGAGCTCGAGACGGAGATCACCCAGCTCAAGTCCGCCAGGAgcaacctggaggaggaggtcctGGCCCTGAGGAGGGCCACGGAGGAGGAGCGGGCCTCGCTGCTCGCCGCCCAGCAGTCCCTCCAGGCGCAGCAGAACGAGCTGGAGCAGGCTCACTCGCGCCACGAGCAGAGCACGCTCAACTACGACCGGCTCATCCACGCCAAGGACCAGGAGATCTCCCGCCTGCTGCAGGCGGTGGAGGGGCTCGCCGGGCGCCACAACCATCCCCCGTCCGTACCGGAAGTGGTCATCATGCAGGAGGACAAGACCCAGTCTCTCAACGGGGAGAACGGCAACGAGAAGCACGACCTGTCCAAGGGAGAGATCGAGAGGCTGGTGAAGGGCATCAAGGAGAAGGAGACCGAGATCACCCAGCTGAACGAGAAGAACCTATCCCTGGCCAAGCAGCTGGACCAGCTGGTGGTGTCGCGGGACGAGCTGGGCAAGCTGTCCCAGATGATCACGCAGAAGGACCGCGAGATCCAGGCCCTGCACGCCCGCATGTCCGGCGGCCCCTCCCAGGACGTGATGTTCCTCCACCAGCAGCTGCAGGCCTACGCGGTGGAGAGGGAGCAGGTCCTGGCCGTGCTCAACGAGAAGACCCGGGAGAACAGTCAGCTGCGCTCCGACTACCACCGCATCATGGACATCGTGGCGGGCAAGGAGGCGGCGCTGCTGAAGATGCAGCAGGAGAACCAGCGCCTCTCCACCATGAGCGACCCGTCCGGCAGCCAGGAGATGTTCCGCGAGACCATCCAGAACCTGTCGCGCATCATCCGGGAGAAGGACATCGAGATCGACGCCCTGACCCAGAAGTGCCAGACCCTGGTGAGCGTCCTCCAGGCCTCGGGGGGCGAGGCCGGCACTGGCTCGGGGGGCGTGAGCAGCAACCAGTTCGAGGAGCTCCTGCACGAGAGGGACACGCTCAAGCAGCAggtgaagaagatggaggagtggaAGCAGCAGGTGATCACCACGGTGAAGAACATGCAGCACGAGTCGGCccagctgcaggaggagctgctcAAGCTGCAGGGCCAGGTGTCCGCCGACAGCGACTGCAGCTCCAAGCTCTCCGTCGACTACTCCCGCCTCGTCCAGAGCTACgagcagaaggagaggaagcTGGGGAGCCTGAGCCAGGAGCTGGCCCAGGTCCAGCAGACCATCAGCCAGCTCAGCACCACCAAGGCCGTCCTGCTGGGGAAGCTGGACTGCGTGTCGCCGGAGCCGCCCCTCGCCGACCAGTCCCCCGGGCCTTCCCCGGCGGCCGAGCAGGGGGCGGCGGCCGCGTTCGGCGAGACCCAGCAGCGCGAGCTGCAGTCGCTGCGGGCTCTGCTGGCCGAGAGGGAGTCGATGGTCAGGACGCTGCAGGAGAACAACCACCGCCTGTCGGACTCGGCGTCGGCGTCGGAGGGCGAGCAGCGGGGCCAGGCAGAGGAGGCGAGGCAGGCGAGGGAGCGCCTGGAGGCCCTGCAGCGGTCCGTCCGGGAGAAGGACCTGCTCATCAAGTCCAAGGGGGACCACCTGAGCCAGGTGAGCGAGGCGCTGAGGAACCGCGAGAGTGACAACGAGGTGCTGAAGCAGGCGGTCACCAACCTGAAGGAGCGCGCGCTGATCCTGGAGATGGACGGCCGGAAGCTGAAGGAGGAGAACGAGGCGGTGGCGGCGCGTTCGCGCGAGAAGGAGTCCGAGTTCCGGGCGCTGCAGGAGACCAACATGCAGGTGTCGCTCATGCTGAGGGAGAAGGAGTTTGAGCGCTCCGCCATGAGTGAGAAGACCGCTGCCATGGAGAAAATGCTGAAGGACAGAGATCAG GGGAAGAGTGTGGAGCTGAACCAGCTGCTGAATGAGCTGCGCTCCATGCAGGAGCGGGCCGTGGCCttccagcaggagagagaccagctgatgCTGGCGCTGAAGCAGAAACAGATGGAGACCACGGCGGTGCAGGCCGAG ttgcagcGCATGAAGGACAAGGAGCAGCGTCTGAACCTGGAGCTGGAGCGTCTGCGGAGCCACCTGCTGGAGACGGAGGACTCGTACACGCGCGAGGCGTTGGCGGCCGAGGACCGCGAGGCAGAGCTGCGCCGGAGGGTGACCATGCTGGACGACAGGCTGGCCACCTCGTCCAGCGCCGTGGAGAACGCCAG ccagcaggccagcctgcaggtggagtccctgcaggagcagctgaGTGGGGTGGTGAAGCAGAGAGACAAGGCCCTGCTCCAGCTCCACGCCTCCCAGGAGCAGGTCAACCAGTACGCAGTCTCCCTCTCCAACCTGCAGATGGTGCTAGAGCAGTTCCAGCAAG AAGAGAAGGCCATGTACTCCTCCGAGCTGGAGAAgcacaggagggagagggacgagtggaggaggaaagccctgctgctggaggacaaagctgctgctctgcag GTGACCCTAGACGAGGCCAACGCCGCTCTGGACTCGGCCTCGCGCCTCACCGACCAGCTGGACCTGaaggaggagcagctggaggagctcAGGAAGCAAG TGGACGTTCGTCAGGAGATGTTGGAGGAGGCCCAGACCAAGCTGATGAGCCTGCTGAACACTACAGAGGGAAAGGTGGATAA GGTCCTGATGCGCAACCTGTTCATGGGCTACTTCCACACGCCCAAGAACAAGCGAGCAGAGGTGCTGATGCTCATGGGGAGCGTGCTGGGCCTGGACCGGGACAAGGTCATCCAG